From a single Anabas testudineus chromosome 5, fAnaTes1.2, whole genome shotgun sequence genomic region:
- the LOC113153331 gene encoding monocarboxylate transporter 2-like gives MHRANELGYKPLDGGWGWMVVFGAHISIGFAYSTPKALSIFFKEIQEDLGASYSEIAWISSIMLAAMYAGGPVSSVLVNRFGSRPIVILGGLMCGLSMVTASFGSSIIYLYFFIGVIGGCGLSLNLNASLTIISKYFLAKRPLANGLAMAGSPVFLCCLAPLNQYLLDKFGWRGSLFVLGGLMLNCCVAGALMRPVLSHRKPSSSVLQNKVEDQTIKCHTKLKASCMENAKMFLDVSFFKDRGFIIYLIGNMMFIFGAYAPIVFLSAYAINQGVEEYSAAYLLSITGFVDMFVRPGTGLVANSKWIRPRIQYFFSFAMIFNGACHLLCPLIRSYPFLVVYAVFFGIGFGMVFALIFECLMDLMGNRRFPSAVGLVTIIECFPMLLGPPTAGLLVDVFGDYKYLFFMCGSVIVTGGLFLFIMNIYNYHMLAKENRAKSREPSQNNLETEDRVSVGEAEMKQTPGAAMELTDLEAKEKNGAKQDP, from the exons ATGCACCGTGCAAATGAGTTGGGCTACAAACCCCTGGATGGCGGGTGGGGCTGGATGGTGGTGTTTGGGGCTCATATTTCCATTGGATTTGCCTACTCCACACCTAAAGCCCTCTCCATTTTCTTCAAAGAGATTCAAGAGGACTTAGGGGCCAGCTACAGTGAAATAGCATGGATCTCCTCTATCATGCTGGCTGCCATGTATGCAGGAG GACCTGTGAGCAGTGTGTTGGTCAATCGATTTGGAAGCAGGCCAATAGTTATACTGGGTGGATTGATGTGTGGGCTGTCCATGGTAACTGCTTCTTTTGGGAGCTCCATTATTTACCTCTACTTTTTCATTGGCGTCATCGGAG GTTGTGGACTCTCCTTAAACCTGAATGCATCTCTCACCATCATCAGCAAATATTTCTTGGCCAAGCGCCCTTTAGCCAATGGACTGGCCATGGCCGGGAGTCCAGTGTTTCTATGCTGCCTGGCCCCTCTCAACCAATATTTACTGGACAAGTTTGGCTGGAGAGGTAGTCTGTTTGTCCTGGGTGGCCTGATGCTGAATTGTTGCGTTGCCGGGGCCCTGATGAGGCCTGTTCTTTCACATCGTAAGCCGTCCTCCTCTGTACTGCAGAACAAAGTGGAGGACCAGACAATTAAGTGCCATACTAAGCTAAAAGCAAGCTGTATGGAAAATGCTAAGATGTTCTTGGATGTGTCCTTCTTCAAAGATAGAGGCTTCATCATTTACCTCATAGGAAACATGATGTTTATCTTCGGAGCCTATGCACCCATTGTCTTCCTGTCAGCCTATGCTATTAACCAAGGTGTAGAGGAGTACTCTGCAGCTTATCTGCTGTCGATTACAGGCTTTGTGGACATGTTTGTTCGGCCTGGCACCGGTCTGGTAGCCAATAGCAAGTGGATCAGACCTAGAATCCAGTACTTCTTTAGCTTTGCTATGATTTTCAATGGCGCGTGCCACTTACTGTGCCCACTGATCAGGAGCTACCCCTTCCTGGTGGTCTATGCTGTATTTTTTGGCATCGGTTTTGGCATGGTTTTCGCCCTGATATTTGAATGTCTGATGGACCTGATGGGAAATCGACGTTTCCCGAGTGCTGTTGGACTAGTCACCATCATCGAGTGTTTCCCCATGCTACTAGGACCACCGACTGCAG GCTTACTGGTGGACGTCTTTGGCGACTACAAGTACCTTTTCTTCATGTGCGGCTCAGTGATTGTGACTGGTGGCCTTTTCCTCTTCATCATGAACATCTACAACTATCACATGCTGGCGAAAGAGAACAGAGCGAAGAGCAGAGAGCCGAGCCAGAACAACCTGGAGACCGAGGATCGGGTGAGTGTCGGAGAGGCAGAAATGAAACAGACTCCTGGGGCAGCGATGGAATTAACTGACCTCGAGGCCAAAGAGAAGAATGGAGCCAAGCAAGACCCATGA
- the kbtbd8 gene encoding kelch repeat and BTB domain-containing protein 8 has translation MAASGEVGKLLQVQNGTPPTTNYNGVDAVHACNILQQLKALYDEAQLTDIVVEVDHGKTFSCHRNVLAAISPYFRSMFTSGLTESSQREVRIVGVESESMHLVLDYAYTSRVTLSESNVQALFTAASIFQIPALQDQCAQFMISRLDPQNCIGVYMFADAYGHQELRERSQDYIRKKFLCVSQEQEFLQMTKEQLVSILNNDDLNVEKEEHVYESIVRWLEHDLTGREAHLAEVFSQCIRLPLLDEAFLSRIPAPFACALSLSKDPAEAKARLTGTNGCPQRLGMTASEMIICFDAAHKHSGKKQTVPCLDTATGRVFKLCKPPNDLREVGILVSSENDIYIAGGYRPSNSEVCIDHRAESDFWQYEHAGNRWLPRAPLLRARIGCRLVHCCGKLYALGGRVYEGDGRNALKSVECYDARDNCWTAVSPMPVAMEFHSAVEYRDRIYVLQGEYFFCFDPRKDYWSHLAPMSVPRSQGLAALYKNCIYYIAGICRNHQRTFTVEVYDIEKNTWSRKRDLPFDQATSPYIKAMLLQGKLHLFVRATQVMVEEHVFRTSRKNSLYQYDDEADVWTKVYETPDRLWDLGRHFECVVAKLYPQCLQKVL, from the exons ATGGCTGCCAGTGGAG AGGTAGGGAAGTTGTTACAAGTACAAAATGGGACACCTCCAACCACCAACTACAACGGGGTAGATGCTGTTCATGCCTGTAACATCCTTCAGCAGCTCAAAGCCTTGTATGATGAAGCACAGCTCACAGACATTGTCGTAGAAGTGGACCATGGCAAGACTTTCTCATGTCACAGAAATGTCCTTGCAGCAATCAGCCCATATTTTAG GTCCATGTTCACCAGTGGCCTTACAGAGAGCAGCCAGCGTGAAGTCAGAATTGTTGGGGTGGAATCTGAATCCATGCACCTCGTCTTAGACTATGCCTACACGTCCAGGGTCACCCTCTCTGAGTCCAATGTTCAGGCCCTGTTCACTGCAGCCAGCATTTTCCAGATTCCTGCCCTTCAAGACCAATGTGCCCAGTTTATGATCAGTCGTCTTGACCCCCAGAACTGTATTGGGGTTTACATGTTTGCTGATGCCTATGGGCACCAGGAGCTGAGGGAACGTTCACAGGACTACATCCGCAAGAAG TTCTTGTGCGTGTCACAGGAGCAAGAGTTCCTCCAGATGACCAAGGAGCAGCTGGTCAGTATTTTGAACAATGATGACCTCAATGTGGAGAAGGAAGAGCATGTTTATGAGAGCATTGTCCGCTGGCTGGAGCATGATCTGACTGGCCGTGAGGCCCACCTAGCTGAGGTTTTTTCCCAATGCATCCGTCTGCCCTTGCTGGATGAGGCCTTTCTCAGTCGGATACCTGCCCCCTTTGCTTGTGCCCTGTCCCTGTCTAAAGACCCTGCTGAGGCCAAAGCCCGCCTCACTGGCACCAATGGTTGCCCACAGCGCCTGGGTATGACTGCTTCTGAGATGATCATCTGCTTTGATGCCGCTCACAAACACTCAGGGAAGAAGCAGACGGTGCCTTGCCTGGACACAGCCACAGGAAGGGTTTTCAAGCTCTGCAAACCACCCAATGATCTCAGAGAAGTTGGCATCTTGGTGTCCTCAGAGAATGACATCTACATTGCTGGTGGCTACCGGCCGAGCAACAGTGAGGTGTGCATAGACCATCGAGCAGAGAGCGATTTCTGGCAATACGAACATGCAGGCAACCGATGGCTTCCACGCGCGCCTCTGTTGAGAGCAAGGATAGGCTGCAGGCTTGTGCACTGCTGTGGAAAGCTTTATGCACTAGGAGGCAGAGTTTATGAGGGTGATGGGAGAAATGCATTAAAATCAGTAGAGTGCTATGATGCCAGGGACAACTGTTGGACAGCAGTCAGTCCTATGCCTGTGGCTATGGAGTTTCACAGTGCTGTTGAGTACAGAGATCGCATCTATGTCCTCCAAG GTGaatatttcttctgttttgatCCCCGTAAGGACTACTGGAGTCATCTGGCACCAATGAGTGTTCCCCGGAGCCAGGGTCTGGCTGCCTTGTATAAAAACTGCATCTACTATATAGCTGGTATCTGCAGGAACCACCAGCGCACCTTCACCGTCGAGGTCTATGACATTGAGAAAAACACCTGGAGCCGCAAGAGAGATCTTCCCTTTGACCAAGCCACAAGCCCGTATATCAAGGCCATGCTGTTGCAAGGCAAGCTACACCTGTTTGTACGAGCCACGCAGGTCATGGTGGAGGAGCACGTGTTTCGCACCAGCCGTAAGAACTCCCTTTACCAGTACGACGATGAGGCAGATGTTTGGACCAAAGTCTATGAGACACCTGACCGCCTCTGGGATTTGGGTCGCCATTTTGAATGTGTGGTGGCCAAACTTTACCCACAGTGTCTACAGAAAGTGCTTTGA